A region of the Neomicrococcus lactis genome:
CAGGTATTCGAGCAGTCCCTCGAGACCGAGCGTTGGAAGACTCTCGCCACACAGGGCGCAAACCCACAGCGTCCGCTCTGGGCATCCACTGGCGTCAAGGATCCTTCGTACTCAGACACGCTCTACGTAGATTCCCTCGTTGCTGCGGGCACGGTCAACACCATGCCTCACAAGACGCTCATGGCTGTCGCCGACCACGGTGGAGACGGATCTGACGCGGTTGCCGGTTCTTACGAAGAGTCGAACGATGTCTTGGACTCGGTGGCTCGCGTTGGCATCAATTACGACGACGTCGTGTCGCTTCTTGAGGCCGAAGGCCTTGAGAAGTTCGATGCTTCGTGGGAAGAGCTTTTGGACGGCCTCCAGCAGTCGCTCGACGCCGCACGCTCCAACTAATCCCGGCTCTGGCCTAGGTCTTCTTGACCTAGGCCATCACGAGCTAGCTCATTACTAGTCAGTTCGAATCAGATGGTTGGTCAAATGAAGGGACCTGTCATGGCATCACTCGGTTTCAAAGCATCCGGTGCCGCACAAGTAGCTGTCGAGAACAATGTTTCCCATATGGTGGCCGATCAGGTTGCCAGCAAGATTGCCGCAAAGGACGCCACGCTGTGGGGTCCCGAGGCTGAGTCCGAAGCATCCATTCGCTTGGGCTGGGTTGATCTCTTCGAGGCATCCCGCGCTTTGGTTCCATTGATCGCTCAAACGCGTGACGAGCTCGCTGCTCAGGGCGTGGACCGCATTGTGCTTGCTGGCATGGGCGGTTCCTCCTTGGCTCCCGAGGTCATTACCAAGACCGCTGGCGTCACGCTCCATGTGCTCGATTCAACTGACCCTGACATGGTGTCTTCCGTGCTGAGCCAGGACCTTGAGAAGACCGCCCTCGTGGTCTCGTCAAAGTCCGGCTCCACGGTAGAAACCGATTCACAGCGCCGCGTCTTCGAAAAGAACTTCAAGGACGCCGGCATCGATCCTGCCGAGCGCATCATCGTGGTGACGGACCCAGGTTCGCCGCTCGAGGCATCCGCTCGCGAAGCGGGCTTTCGCGTTTTCGTTGCTGACCCCACTGTTGGCGGACGTTACTCTGCGCTGACGGCGTTCGGTCTCGTTCCTTCGGGACTGGCCGGAGTCGATCTCGATACCTTGCTCAACGAAGCCGAACAGGCGTCGTCGTCCTTCGGAGAAGACAGCGAAAGCAACGTAGCGCTGCAGCTCGGCGCCGCTCTCGGCGGCACCCGTCCGCTGCGCGACAAGCTCATCTTCGTCGACGAAGGATCAGGAATCGTAGGATTCGCCGACTGGGCCGAACAGCTCATAGCGGAATCCACCGGCAAGGAAGGCACCGGTCTGTTGCCGGTCGTTGTCAACGCCACCGATCCAGAGTCGCTTCAGCCACAGGCCGATTTCCTTGAAATCCGTCTGGTAGCGAACGTCGATGATCACGAAGCCGCCAACGAAGCCGCGGCTGCAGTCGAAGTATCCGGCAGCCTCGGCGCGCAGCTGGTGCTCTGGGAGTACGCCACGGTCATCGCTGGCTACCTCTTGGACATCAACCCGTTCGATCAGCCAGACGTTGAGTCCGCAAAGATCGCCACGCGGGGTCTCCTCGATGCGCAGCCTGGACCTGAGCAGCCACTGTTTACCGACGGCGGCATCGAAGTTCGCGCGACCAAGGGACTGCTCCCAGAAGGCGCTGCCACGGTGACGGATGCCGTCAACGCGCTCCTTGGAGAACTGTCCATGAGTGGGTACCTCGCGGTTCAGGCCTACGCCGATCGACTCCACATGACGGATCTCGAGAAGATCCGCCCTGAGCTCGCTCGCATCTCGCGCCGCCCGGTCACTTTTGGCTGGGGACCACGGTTCTTGCACTCCACCGGTCAGTTCCACAAGGGTGGACCGGCAGTTGGCGTGTTCTTGCAGATCACCGCTGATAGCGACGCAGACATGGAAATTCCAGGACTTCCGTTCACGTTCAGCACGCTCATCAACGCTCAAGCCACGGGCGATGCTTCGGTTTTGGCCGAGCTCGGTCAGCCGGTACTTCGCCTTCACTTGAAGGATCGCACGGGCGCCGTCGCACAACTGATCGCCGCTATTTCCGCAGCGCAGGCAGCGCGCGGTGAGCAGGCGTCGTCGTAATCAATATCTATTGAGGGCCTGACGCGTACGCTTCGGCGTCGCGTCAGGCCTAAACTCATGGGGCGGACCCGCCTCCCCCTCACAGTGAAAGCCGTATTAGATGCCTTCGAGCTTCAACCGCTCCCCTCTCGGAACGAGCTCCTCCATTACCGACAATCCGCTCAGAGACACGCGTGACCGTCGCCTGAGCCGCATTGCCGGCCCCAGTGCCCTCGTATTTTTCGGCGTAACCGGTGACCTCGCGCGCAAGAAATTGCTGCCCGCCGTCTACGACCTCGCACATCGCGGACTATTGCCTCCAGGATTCTCGGTGGTCGGCTTCGGCCGCCGCGACTGGACGAATGAAGACTTCGTCGCGCAAGTCCGCGAGTGGGTCACCAAGAGCGCGCGTACCCCGTTCAACGAAACCGTCTGGCGCCAGCTTTCCGCAGGCTTCCGTTTCGTGTCCGGCGGATTCGACGACGACGCCGCCTTCGAACAATTGTCAGAGGTCCTCGACGAGCTCAAGCAGTCCCGAGGCACGCGCGGAAACCACGTCTATTACCTGTCCATCCCACCAAACTCCTTCGACAAGGTCTGCGGAAAACTCTCCGAACACGGCCTTGCCTCGCGTGACGATCTCGCCAAGAGCGACGAGATTCCGGACGAGGGCGAAAGCGGCTGGCGCCGTGTGGTCATCGAGAAGCCATTCGGACATGACCTCCAGTCGGCGCGTGCGCTGAACGAGATCGTGGAGTCCGTCTTCCCGCCTGATTCGGTGTTCCGCATTGACCACTACCTCGGCAAAGAAACCGTGCAGAACCTCTTGGCGCTGCGCTTTGCGAACCGGCTGTTCGAGCCGCTGTGGAATTCCCACCACGTGGATCACGTCCAAATCACCATGGCGGAGGACATCGGCATTGGCGGACGTGCGGGCTACTACGACGGCGTAGGCGCGGCTCGCGACGTCATCCAGAACCACTTGCTGCAACTCCTTGCCTTGACGGCCATGGAAGAGCCCATTTCTTTCGATGCCAATCACTTGCGCTCCGAGAAAGAAAAAGTGCTCGCGGCCGTCAGCTTGCCGGAAGACCTGTCCAAGCATTCTGCCCGCGGTCAATACGCCGGCGGCTGGCAAGGCGGCACCAAGGTCAAGGGCTTCTT
Encoded here:
- a CDS encoding glucose-6-phosphate isomerase, whose translation is MASLGFKASGAAQVAVENNVSHMVADQVASKIAAKDATLWGPEAESEASIRLGWVDLFEASRALVPLIAQTRDELAAQGVDRIVLAGMGGSSLAPEVITKTAGVTLHVLDSTDPDMVSSVLSQDLEKTALVVSSKSGSTVETDSQRRVFEKNFKDAGIDPAERIIVVTDPGSPLEASAREAGFRVFVADPTVGGRYSALTAFGLVPSGLAGVDLDTLLNEAEQASSSFGEDSESNVALQLGAALGGTRPLRDKLIFVDEGSGIVGFADWAEQLIAESTGKEGTGLLPVVVNATDPESLQPQADFLEIRLVANVDDHEAANEAAAAVEVSGSLGAQLVLWEYATVIAGYLLDINPFDQPDVESAKIATRGLLDAQPGPEQPLFTDGGIEVRATKGLLPEGAATVTDAVNALLGELSMSGYLAVQAYADRLHMTDLEKIRPELARISRRPVTFGWGPRFLHSTGQFHKGGPAVGVFLQITADSDADMEIPGLPFTFSTLINAQATGDASVLAELGQPVLRLHLKDRTGAVAQLIAAISAAQAARGEQASS
- the zwf gene encoding glucose-6-phosphate dehydrogenase — encoded protein: MPSSFNRSPLGTSSSITDNPLRDTRDRRLSRIAGPSALVFFGVTGDLARKKLLPAVYDLAHRGLLPPGFSVVGFGRRDWTNEDFVAQVREWVTKSARTPFNETVWRQLSAGFRFVSGGFDDDAAFEQLSEVLDELKQSRGTRGNHVYYLSIPPNSFDKVCGKLSEHGLASRDDLAKSDEIPDEGESGWRRVVIEKPFGHDLQSARALNEIVESVFPPDSVFRIDHYLGKETVQNLLALRFANRLFEPLWNSHHVDHVQITMAEDIGIGGRAGYYDGVGAARDVIQNHLLQLLALTAMEEPISFDANHLRSEKEKVLAAVSLPEDLSKHSARGQYAGGWQGGTKVKGFLEEEGFNPDSQTETFAAIRVDINTRRWEGVPFYLRAGKRLGRRVTEIAVVLKKAPNLLFLDSVMSDFGQNAIVIRIQPDEGATIRFASKVPGTQMEVRDVTMDFGYGHSFTESSPEAYERLILDVLLGEPPLFPRHEEVELSWKILDPFEQYWASLDEQPEQYAPGSWGPSSADELLAQDGRTWRRP